Proteins from a single region of Pseudomonas ekonensis:
- a CDS encoding MmgE/PrpD family protein: MTESMQRLARFCVETRFEALPEALVAQAKRHILDTFGAALAGADSRVALQAQRLFASEPGTVPVWGTSRRVGAGHAALLNGIAAHALELDDTGGCDHSGAVVLPAAMAALALAERPVCGREFITAVVIGYEIGRRVLEACGSYSAHNGAGWHSTATCGVFGAAAASARILGLDVTQTVSALGIAGSFSGGLWAFIHDGSHSKKLHSGRAAEGGLLAARFAREGISGPSQLFDDVWGGFLKTLAPGTAQPAALVADLGQVWKLARCSIKPYAACRGTHSAIDALGRLMAQLKVEAAQVEDVHVRLCGFLQDMCGGRDTGSLAAAQMSLPYALAARLVHGHCRLWAYDDARRDDPDIARWMTRIRLEVDGQLSEDGEPVVSVRTVDGREASLCVEVPLGAPGNPLSEAALEEKFFSLALRVLPQDRAEGLLERMRNLESLESVSGLERWLT; encoded by the coding sequence ATGACCGAATCGATGCAGCGGTTGGCGCGGTTCTGCGTCGAAACCCGGTTTGAAGCACTGCCCGAAGCGCTGGTGGCCCAGGCCAAGCGGCACATCCTCGACACCTTCGGCGCGGCGCTGGCCGGGGCGGACAGCCGCGTGGCGCTTCAGGCGCAACGCCTGTTCGCCAGCGAACCCGGAACCGTGCCGGTCTGGGGCACCTCACGGCGGGTCGGCGCCGGCCATGCCGCGTTGCTCAACGGCATCGCCGCCCACGCGCTGGAGCTGGACGACACCGGCGGCTGCGATCACTCCGGCGCCGTGGTGCTGCCGGCGGCGATGGCCGCGCTGGCGTTGGCGGAGCGCCCGGTGTGCGGTCGCGAATTCATCACCGCCGTGGTGATCGGCTACGAAATCGGCCGGCGAGTGCTGGAAGCCTGCGGCAGCTACTCGGCCCACAACGGCGCCGGCTGGCACTCGACCGCCACCTGCGGGGTGTTCGGCGCGGCGGCGGCCAGTGCGCGGATCCTCGGCCTGGACGTGACGCAAACCGTATCGGCGCTGGGCATCGCCGGCAGTTTCAGCGGCGGTCTTTGGGCCTTCATTCACGACGGTTCGCACAGCAAGAAGCTGCACAGCGGACGCGCCGCCGAAGGTGGGTTGCTCGCCGCCCGCTTCGCCCGCGAAGGCATCAGCGGACCGTCGCAACTGTTCGACGACGTGTGGGGCGGATTTCTCAAGACCCTCGCGCCCGGCACCGCGCAACCGGCGGCGCTGGTGGCGGACCTGGGACAGGTGTGGAAACTCGCCCGCTGTTCGATCAAGCCTTACGCGGCCTGCCGCGGGACGCATTCGGCGATCGATGCGCTGGGGCGGCTGATGGCGCAGCTCAAGGTCGAGGCGGCTCAGGTAGAAGACGTCCATGTGCGCCTGTGCGGCTTTTTGCAGGACATGTGCGGCGGGCGCGACACCGGTTCGCTGGCGGCGGCGCAGATGAGCCTGCCCTACGCCCTCGCGGCGCGCCTGGTGCATGGACATTGTCGGCTCTGGGCCTACGACGACGCCCGGCGCGACGATCCGGACATTGCCCGGTGGATGACGCGGATTCGCCTTGAAGTGGACGGGCAACTGTCCGAGGATGGCGAGCCGGTCGTCAGCGTGCGCACCGTGGACGGGCGTGAGGCCAGCCTGTGCGTCGAGGTGCCGTTGGGCGCGCCGGGCAATCCGCTGAGCGAGGCGGCGCTGGAGGAAAAGTTCTTCAGCCTGGCGCTGCGGGTGTTGCCTCAGGACCGGGCCGAAGGGTTGCTGGAACGAATGCGGAACCTGGAGTCGCTGGAATCGGTATCGGGGCTTGAGCGGTGGCTGACGTGA
- the astA gene encoding arginine N-succinyltransferase codes for MIVRPATPEDLPALLALAHSAGAGLTTLPADASRLRQRLDWAAKTFAGEASRADADYLFVLENPQGEAIGICALAGAVGLREPWYNYRLGLFVAASKNLGINQQLPTLFLGNDMTGQSELCSLFLHADHRSGLNGRLLSKARFLFLAEFRERFGDKVIAEMRGYSDENGVSPFWEGLGRHFFKMDFADADYLTGLGNKTFIAELMPKFPLPTCLLPEAARAVIGRVHPNTEPALGMLKAEGFEHRDYIDIFDGGPLIECDTGQIRAVRDSQVLQLSLGTPGDGADTWLIHNRGFADCKITAAPARVAAGTLIVDAQTAGTLGLAAGASVRAVPLAVPARQQAAA; via the coding sequence ATGATCGTCCGTCCTGCCACGCCCGAGGACTTGCCCGCATTGCTGGCCCTGGCCCACAGCGCCGGCGCCGGTTTGACCACGTTGCCCGCCGACGCGAGCCGCCTGCGCCAGCGCCTGGACTGGGCGGCGAAAACCTTCGCGGGAGAAGCCTCCCGGGCCGATGCCGATTACCTGTTCGTGCTGGAGAACCCGCAAGGCGAGGCCATCGGCATCTGTGCCCTGGCCGGCGCGGTGGGCCTGCGCGAGCCCTGGTACAACTATCGGTTGGGGCTGTTCGTGGCGGCGTCGAAGAACCTCGGCATCAACCAGCAACTGCCCACGCTGTTCTTGGGCAACGACATGACCGGCCAATCGGAGCTGTGCTCGCTGTTCCTGCACGCCGACCACCGCAGCGGCCTCAACGGCCGGCTGCTGTCCAAGGCGCGGTTCCTGTTCCTGGCGGAGTTCCGCGAACGTTTCGGCGACAAGGTCATCGCCGAGATGCGCGGCTATTCGGACGAGAACGGCGTATCGCCGTTCTGGGAAGGGCTGGGCCGGCACTTCTTCAAGATGGACTTCGCCGACGCCGATTACCTCACCGGCCTGGGCAACAAGACCTTCATCGCCGAACTGATGCCCAAGTTCCCGCTGCCCACCTGCCTGCTGCCGGAAGCCGCCCGCGCGGTGATCGGCCGCGTCCACCCCAACACCGAACCGGCGCTGGGCATGCTCAAGGCCGAAGGCTTCGAACACCGCGACTACATCGACATCTTCGACGGCGGTCCGCTGATCGAATGCGACACCGGCCAGATCCGTGCGGTGCGCGACAGCCAGGTGCTGCAACTGAGCCTCGGCACACCGGGGGACGGGGCGGACACCTGGCTGATCCACAACCGTGGGTTCGCCGATTGCAAGATCACGGCCGCGCCGGCGCGGGTGGCGGCGGGCACGTTGATCGTCGATGCGCAGACCGCCGGCACGCTGGGGCTGGCGGCCGGGGCGTCGGTGCGGGCGGTGCCGCTGGCGGTGCCGGCGCGCCAGCAAGCGGCGGCGTGA
- the ctlX gene encoding citrulline utilization hydrolase CtlX codes for MQTTNTVLMIRPTRFSFNQDTAANNRFQRPAEHAEDVQLKALQEFDGYVAALRGHGVEVLVHNDREAPHTPDSIFPNNWWSSHPDGTLVLYPMQGQNRRLERDKGVLDWLGEAYRVERLVDLSGLERQEVFLEGTGSMVLDRQQRICYAGYSTRTHGHALAQAVEQLGYSLCAFNAVDRQGVAIYHTNVMMSVGTRLAVACLDSVADAGERRALRSRLEESGKQVVALDWAQLEAFAGNMLEVRTATGEPLLVMSRTAWQSLDSAQRRTLESLATPLAVNIDTIERIGGGSARCMLAEVFFPKREPQPPVAKEHTR; via the coding sequence ATGCAGACCACCAACACCGTTTTGATGATTCGTCCGACACGCTTCTCCTTCAATCAGGACACGGCGGCGAACAACCGCTTCCAGCGCCCGGCGGAGCACGCCGAAGACGTGCAGCTCAAGGCCCTGCAGGAATTCGACGGCTACGTCGCCGCGCTGCGCGGGCACGGGGTCGAGGTGCTGGTGCACAACGACCGCGAGGCCCCGCACACCCCCGACTCGATCTTCCCCAACAACTGGTGGAGCAGCCACCCCGACGGCACGCTGGTGCTGTACCCGATGCAAGGGCAGAACCGCCGGCTGGAGCGCGACAAAGGCGTGCTCGACTGGCTGGGCGAAGCCTACCGGGTCGAGCGCCTGGTGGATCTTTCCGGGCTGGAACGCCAAGAGGTCTTTCTGGAGGGCACCGGCAGCATGGTGCTCGACCGTCAGCAGCGCATCTGCTACGCCGGCTACTCCACGCGCACCCACGGCCATGCCCTGGCGCAGGCGGTCGAGCAGTTGGGCTATTCGCTGTGCGCCTTCAACGCCGTGGATCGCCAGGGCGTGGCGATCTACCACACCAACGTGATGATGAGCGTCGGCACCCGGCTGGCCGTGGCCTGCCTGGACAGCGTCGCCGATGCCGGCGAGCGCCGGGCGTTGCGTTCGCGGCTGGAGGAGAGCGGCAAGCAAGTGGTCGCGCTGGACTGGGCCCAACTCGAAGCCTTCGCCGGCAACATGCTCGAAGTCCGCACGGCCACCGGCGAACCGCTGCTGGTGATGTCGCGCACCGCGTGGCAATCGCTGGACAGCGCCCAGCGCCGCACTCTCGAAAGCCTCGCCACGCCGCTTGCGGTGAACATCGACACCATCGAACGCATCGGCGGCGGCAGCGCACGCTGCATGCTGGCCGAAGTGTTTTTCCCCAAACGCGAACCGCAACCGCCGGTCGCCAAGGAGCACACCCGATGA
- a CDS encoding MFS transporter has translation MAKYSLVIRRLMIVSLTIVVSRAITSPLLTLFLSQKLGLNQQDVGLLLGIAVFIATLLALYGGYIIDRLEKRRLLILAMLSSAVGFVLLTFAQNLYLTTATLVITETASALFLIGSKAILSEHLPINQRAKAFSLRYTLTNIGYATGPMLGVVIAGVYPIAPFLIAAAIAFASIFLMVGIPKDANPVAVIGQPQSFLKTLVTLKNDRTLIMFTCGCLLSTVVHGRFTLYLSQYLLVVEDSQHALKTMAALLACNAIAVILLQYQIGRFLSREKLRYWIVAGTGLFIAGLIGFSLADSLVSWCVAMFIFTLGEMIIYPSEFLFVDTLAPEELRGSYYGAQNLAALGGALSPVICGFLLMHTPAPTMFYALSALTAMGGLLCFMSGRRVALLQK, from the coding sequence GTGGCCAAGTATTCGCTCGTTATCCGCCGCCTGATGATCGTCTCGCTGACCATCGTCGTCAGCCGCGCCATCACCAGCCCCCTGCTCACCCTGTTCCTGAGCCAGAAGCTGGGCCTCAACCAGCAGGACGTCGGCCTGCTGCTGGGCATCGCGGTGTTCATCGCCACCCTGCTCGCGCTGTACGGCGGCTACATCATCGACCGTCTGGAAAAGCGCCGGCTGCTGATCCTGGCGATGCTCTCCAGCGCCGTCGGCTTCGTACTGCTGACCTTCGCCCAGAATCTCTACCTGACCACCGCCACCCTGGTGATCACCGAAACCGCCTCGGCGCTGTTTTTGATCGGCTCCAAGGCGATCCTCAGCGAACACCTGCCGATCAACCAGCGGGCCAAGGCCTTCTCGCTGCGCTACACGCTGACCAACATCGGCTATGCCACCGGCCCGATGCTCGGGGTGGTGATCGCCGGGGTGTATCCGATCGCGCCGTTCCTGATCGCCGCCGCCATCGCCTTCGCCAGCATCTTCCTGATGGTCGGCATCCCCAAGGACGCCAACCCCGTGGCCGTGATCGGCCAGCCCCAGAGCTTCCTCAAGACCCTGGTCACCCTGAAGAACGACCGCACCCTGATCATGTTCACCTGCGGCTGCCTGCTCAGCACCGTGGTGCACGGGCGCTTCACCCTGTACCTGTCGCAGTACCTGCTGGTGGTCGAGGATTCGCAGCACGCCCTCAAGACCATGGCCGCCCTGCTCGCCTGCAACGCCATCGCGGTGATCCTGCTGCAATACCAGATCGGCCGGTTCCTGAGCCGGGAAAAATTGCGCTACTGGATCGTCGCCGGCACCGGCCTGTTCATCGCCGGCCTGATCGGCTTCAGCCTGGCCGACAGCCTGGTGAGCTGGTGCGTCGCCATGTTCATCTTCACCCTCGGCGAGATGATCATTTACCCGTCCGAATTCCTGTTCGTCGACACCCTGGCCCCGGAAGAACTGCGCGGCAGCTACTACGGCGCGCAGAACCTGGCGGCCCTGGGCGGGGCGCTGAGCCCGGTGATCTGTGGTTTCCTGCTGATGCACACCCCAGCGCCGACCATGTTCTATGCCTTGAGCGCCTTGACCGCGATGGGCGGCTTGCTGTGCTTCATGAGCGGACGACGGGTGGCCTTACTGCAAAAATAG
- a CDS encoding HPP family protein — translation MLARWLPAAVNTRPTEWSRAAIGMALGTLVSVWVCSQVFGIQAAYHVMGPLGASAVLLFAVSSGALAQPWSIVGGYLCAGTVALLVAHVLGRTLGSACLAAGMALILMCWLRCLHPPAGAVALTMVLADPATVAMDWTALGPVMLSAASLVACALAYNNLTRIHYPKRPAEPAPAVAPVDAQAITADDLKRALADMEAFIDVTPEDLEQLIHASELHAKRRSIGEVLGAKA, via the coding sequence ATGCTCGCCCGCTGGTTGCCTGCCGCCGTCAACACCCGTCCCACCGAATGGAGCCGCGCCGCCATCGGCATGGCCCTGGGCACGCTGGTCAGCGTCTGGGTGTGCAGCCAGGTGTTCGGCATCCAGGCCGCCTATCACGTGATGGGCCCGCTGGGCGCCTCGGCGGTGCTGCTGTTTGCGGTGTCCTCCGGCGCCCTGGCCCAACCCTGGTCGATCGTCGGCGGCTACCTGTGCGCCGGCACGGTCGCGCTGCTGGTGGCCCATGTGCTGGGCCGCACCCTGGGCAGCGCTTGCCTGGCGGCCGGCATGGCGCTGATCCTGATGTGCTGGCTGCGCTGCCTGCACCCGCCGGCCGGGGCCGTGGCGCTGACGATGGTGCTGGCCGACCCCGCCACCGTCGCCATGGACTGGACGGCCCTGGGGCCTGTGATGCTCAGCGCGGCGAGCCTGGTGGCCTGCGCGCTGGCCTACAACAACCTCACGCGCATCCACTACCCCAAGCGCCCCGCCGAACCGGCCCCCGCCGTCGCCCCGGTGGACGCCCAGGCCATCACCGCCGACGACCTGAAACGGGCGCTGGCCGACATGGAAGCCTTCATCGACGTCACCCCAGAGGACCTTGAGCAACTGATCCATGCCAGCGAGCTGCATGCCAAACGGCGCAGCATCGGCGAAGTGCTCGGCGCCAAGGCCTGA
- a CDS encoding ABC transporter ATP-binding protein: MYKLTVENLYKRFGDNEVLKGVSLNARAGDVVSMIGASGSGKSTMLRCINFLERADEGAITLDGERILTRQGAGGMRVANPRQLQSLRTRLAMVFQHFNLWSHLTVLENIVLAPCQVLGESRKEAEERALAYLDKVGLPQRVAQQYPAFLSGGQQQRVAIARALAVEPQILLFDEPTSALDPELVGEVLKVIQALAEEGRTMLMVTHEMGFARQVSSQVLFLHQGRVEEQGDASLLDRPRSERLQQFLSGRLK, translated from the coding sequence ATGTACAAACTGACGGTAGAAAATCTGTACAAGCGCTTCGGTGACAATGAAGTGCTCAAGGGCGTCTCGTTGAACGCGCGGGCCGGCGATGTGGTGAGCATGATCGGCGCCAGCGGTTCGGGCAAAAGCACTATGCTGCGTTGCATCAACTTTCTGGAGCGGGCGGACGAGGGCGCCATCACCCTGGACGGCGAACGGATCCTCACCCGGCAGGGCGCCGGCGGCATGCGGGTGGCCAACCCCAGACAGTTGCAGTCGCTGCGCACGCGCCTGGCGATGGTGTTCCAGCATTTCAACCTGTGGAGTCACCTGACCGTGCTGGAGAACATCGTGCTTGCGCCCTGCCAGGTGTTGGGCGAAAGCCGCAAGGAAGCCGAAGAACGGGCGCTGGCCTACCTGGACAAGGTCGGCCTGCCGCAGCGGGTGGCGCAGCAGTACCCGGCGTTCCTCTCCGGCGGCCAGCAGCAGCGGGTGGCGATCGCCCGGGCGCTGGCGGTGGAGCCGCAGATCCTGCTGTTCGACGAGCCGACCTCGGCGCTGGATCCGGAACTGGTCGGCGAAGTGCTGAAGGTGATTCAGGCCCTGGCCGAGGAGGGGCGCACCATGCTGATGGTCACCCACGAAATGGGCTTTGCCCGGCAGGTGTCCAGCCAGGTGCTGTTCCTGCACCAGGGACGGGTGGAGGAGCAGGGCGACGCGAGCCTGCTCGACCGGCCGCGCAGCGAGCGTTTGCAGCAATTCCTATCGGGTCGTTTGAAGTGA
- a CDS encoding Lrp/AsnC family transcriptional regulator: MADIRDLTIVLDRIDQAIIEVLRHEGRITYQKLSERVHLTPRPCLERVRKLEQLGVIRGYGAILDEKKLTPGLSLLVLVALSNQSGRAAQKAFEAKVRACPQVLECRLISGAFDYSLRMRCRDMEHYRVLTEVWFDDPDLHIDKLVSHPELATVKTTME; the protein is encoded by the coding sequence ATGGCGGACATCCGCGATCTGACGATCGTGCTTGATCGGATCGATCAGGCCATCATCGAAGTGCTGCGCCACGAAGGGCGCATCACCTATCAAAAGCTCTCCGAGCGCGTGCACCTGACGCCCAGGCCTTGCCTGGAACGGGTACGCAAACTCGAACAGCTCGGGGTCATCCGTGGCTACGGGGCGATCCTCGACGAAAAGAAGCTGACGCCGGGGCTGTCGCTGCTGGTGCTGGTGGCGCTGTCGAACCAGAGCGGGCGGGCGGCGCAGAAAGCCTTCGAGGCCAAGGTGCGCGCTTGCCCGCAAGTGCTCGAATGCCGGCTGATCAGCGGCGCGTTCGACTACAGCCTGCGCATGCGTTGCCGGGACATGGAGCACTACCGGGTGCTGACCGAAGTGTGGTTCGACGACCCGGACCTGCACATCGACAAACTGGTCAGCCACCCGGAACTGGCGACGGTCAAGACCACCATGGAGTGA
- a CDS encoding ABC transporter permease, whose protein sequence is MNEFLSWTGLDVSSLQGYGPLLLHGTWVTLKLSALALLVSMALGLLGAAAKLSPLRLLNLPATFYTTLIRGVPDLVLMLLIFYSLQGWVSSLTELMGWPYLEIDPFVAGIVTLGFIYGAYFTETFRGAILSVPRGQQEAAACFGLNRWQRFRFVVFPQMMRFALPSLGNNWLVLLKATALVSIIGLSDLVKVAQEAGKSTFNMLDFLLLAAALYLLITSASNYVLRALERRYNLGVRGMAR, encoded by the coding sequence GTGAATGAATTCCTGAGTTGGACCGGGCTCGATGTGTCGAGCCTGCAAGGCTACGGCCCGCTGTTGCTGCACGGCACGTGGGTGACCCTGAAACTGTCGGCGCTGGCGCTGCTGGTGAGCATGGCCCTGGGCCTGTTGGGGGCGGCGGCCAAGCTGTCGCCGCTCCGCCTGCTGAACCTGCCGGCGACGTTCTACACCACGCTGATCCGCGGCGTGCCGGACCTGGTGCTGATGCTGCTGATCTTCTACAGCCTGCAGGGCTGGGTGAGCAGCCTCACCGAACTGATGGGCTGGCCGTACCTGGAGATCGATCCGTTCGTGGCGGGCATCGTCACGCTCGGTTTCATCTACGGCGCGTACTTCACCGAGACGTTCCGCGGGGCGATCCTCAGCGTGCCGCGGGGGCAGCAAGAGGCCGCCGCGTGCTTCGGCCTGAACCGCTGGCAGCGTTTCCGCTTCGTGGTGTTCCCGCAGATGATGCGCTTCGCCTTGCCGAGCCTGGGCAACAACTGGCTGGTGCTGCTCAAGGCCACGGCGCTGGTGTCGATCATCGGCCTGTCGGACCTGGTCAAGGTGGCCCAGGAAGCAGGCAAGAGCACGTTCAACATGCTCGACTTCCTGCTGCTGGCGGCGGCGCTGTACCTGCTGATCACCAGCGCCTCCAATTACGTGCTGCGCGCGCTGGAGCGCCGCTACAACCTGGGCGTGCGGGGGATGGCGCGATGA
- a CDS encoding enoyl-CoA hydratase/isomerase family protein, whose translation MTAQASSPRTPSMDATHNEVLAEVRNHIGHLTLNRPAGLNALTLDMVRQLQRHLDAWAGDDRIRAVVLRGAGEKAFCAGGDIRSLYDSHKSGDTLHEDFFVEEYALDLTIHRYRKPVLALMDGFVLGGGMGLVQGADLRVVTEKSRLAMPETAIGYFPDVGGSYFLPRIPGELGVYLGVTGVQVRAADALYCGLADWYLESAALATLDERLDSLQWHDTPLKDLQGLLAGLAVQTLPDAPLQALRPAIDHFFALPDVPSIVEQLRSVTVADSHEWGTATADLMETRSPLAMAVTLEMLRRGRHLSLDDCFALELHLDRQWFERGDLIEGVRALLIDKDKSPRWNPPTLKALDAARVAGFFHGFAESGS comes from the coding sequence ATGACTGCTCAGGCTTCATCCCCGCGGACGCCGTCCATGGATGCCACACACAACGAGGTGCTGGCCGAGGTTCGCAATCACATCGGTCACCTGACCCTCAACCGTCCCGCCGGCCTCAATGCCCTGACCCTCGACATGGTTCGCCAGTTGCAGCGGCACCTGGACGCGTGGGCCGGCGACGACCGCATCCGCGCCGTCGTGCTGCGCGGCGCCGGCGAAAAGGCGTTCTGCGCCGGCGGCGACATCCGTTCCCTGTACGACAGCCACAAGAGCGGCGACACGCTGCACGAAGACTTCTTCGTCGAGGAATACGCCCTCGACCTGACCATCCACCGCTACCGCAAGCCGGTGCTGGCGCTGATGGACGGTTTTGTCCTGGGCGGCGGCATGGGCCTGGTGCAAGGCGCCGACCTGCGGGTGGTCACCGAGAAAAGCCGCCTGGCGATGCCGGAAACGGCCATCGGTTACTTCCCGGATGTCGGCGGCAGCTACTTCCTGCCGCGCATCCCGGGTGAGCTGGGGGTCTACCTGGGCGTCACCGGGGTGCAGGTCCGCGCCGCCGACGCGCTGTACTGCGGGTTGGCGGACTGGTATCTGGAAAGCGCCGCACTGGCGACCCTCGACGAGCGGCTCGACAGCCTGCAATGGCACGACACGCCGCTCAAGGACCTGCAAGGCCTGCTGGCCGGGCTCGCCGTGCAGACCCTGCCCGACGCGCCGCTCCAGGCCCTGCGCCCGGCCATCGACCATTTCTTCGCGTTGCCCGACGTGCCGAGCATCGTCGAGCAACTGCGCAGCGTGACCGTCGCCGACAGCCACGAATGGGGCACCGCCACCGCCGACCTGATGGAAACCCGTTCGCCGCTGGCCATGGCTGTGACCCTGGAAATGCTGCGCCGGGGCCGGCACCTGAGCCTGGACGACTGCTTCGCCCTCGAACTGCACCTGGACCGGCAGTGGTTCGAGCGCGGCGACCTGATCGAGGGCGTGCGCGCCCTGCTGATCGACAAAGACAAATCCCCACGCTGGAACCCGCCCACCCTCAAGGCGCTGGACGCCGCACGGGTCGCGGGTTTCTTCCACGGTTTCGCAGAGAGCGGGAGCTGA
- a CDS encoding ABC transporter permease — MIELIAEYWKPFLFSDGEALTGLAMTLWLLVASIAMGFCLSLPLAVMRVSRLGAVRWPVQLFTYVFRGTPLYIQLLICYSGIYGIAAVRSQPLLEAFFRDAMNCTLLAFTLNTCAYTVEIFAGAIRSIPYGEIEAAQAYGLSGWRLYRRLILPSALRRALPYYSNEVILMLHATSVAFTATIPDILKVARDANAATFMTFQAFGIAGLLYLALSFGLVGGFRLAERRWLNFLGPAH; from the coding sequence ATGATCGAGCTGATTGCCGAGTACTGGAAACCCTTTCTGTTCAGCGACGGCGAGGCCCTGACCGGCCTGGCGATGACCCTCTGGCTGCTGGTGGCGAGCATCGCGATGGGGTTCTGCCTGTCGTTGCCTCTGGCGGTCATGCGCGTCTCACGCCTGGGCGCGGTGCGCTGGCCGGTGCAGCTGTTCACCTACGTGTTCCGCGGCACGCCGCTGTATATCCAGTTGCTGATCTGCTACAGCGGGATCTACGGCATCGCCGCGGTGCGTTCGCAGCCGCTGCTCGAAGCGTTTTTCCGCGATGCGATGAACTGCACGTTGCTGGCCTTCACCCTGAACACCTGCGCCTACACCGTGGAGATCTTCGCCGGGGCGATCCGCAGCATCCCCTACGGCGAGATCGAAGCGGCCCAGGCCTACGGCCTCAGCGGCTGGCGCCTGTACCGGCGGCTGATCCTGCCGTCGGCGCTGCGCCGGGCGCTGCCGTACTACAGCAACGAAGTGATCCTGATGCTGCACGCCACCTCGGTGGCGTTCACGGCCACCATCCCCGACATCCTCAAGGTCGCCCGGGACGCCAACGCCGCGACGTTCATGACCTTTCAGGCGTTCGGCATCGCCGGCCTGCTGTACCTCGCGCTGTCGTTCGGCCTGGTCGGCGGGTTCCGCCTGGCGGAGCGGCGCTGGCTGAACTTCCTCGGTCCGGCCCACTGA
- a CDS encoding transporter substrate-binding domain-containing protein, producing the protein MKTKWLSVSLLALLCCTTGAFAKEWKELRFGVNPSYPPFESTTADGGVQGFGVDLGNAICAELKVKCVWVSNDFDGLIPALKAGKFDAIESSMTVTDARKKQIDFTDRLYAGPTAIVTRKDSGLLPTGESLKGKTIGYMQGTIQEAYAKARLGPAGVKLRAYQNQDQVYADLVFGRLDASIQDKLQAQMSFLASPQGAPFQNSEGISDPMIPSDIAIGVRQGNDELKGMLNAAIKALHDKGIYAQIQRKHFGDLDLYNN; encoded by the coding sequence ATGAAAACCAAATGGCTGAGCGTATCCCTGCTTGCGTTGCTGTGCTGCACGACCGGTGCTTTCGCGAAGGAATGGAAAGAGCTGCGGTTCGGCGTCAACCCCAGTTATCCGCCCTTTGAATCGACCACCGCCGACGGTGGCGTACAGGGCTTCGGCGTGGACCTGGGCAACGCGATCTGCGCCGAGCTGAAGGTCAAGTGTGTGTGGGTCAGCAATGACTTCGACGGGCTGATCCCGGCGCTCAAGGCCGGCAAGTTCGACGCCATCGAGTCGTCGATGACCGTGACCGACGCGCGCAAGAAACAGATCGACTTCACCGACCGCCTGTACGCCGGGCCCACCGCCATCGTCACCCGCAAAGACTCGGGCCTGCTGCCCACCGGCGAATCCCTCAAGGGCAAGACCATCGGCTACATGCAGGGCACGATCCAGGAAGCCTACGCCAAGGCGCGCCTGGGGCCGGCCGGGGTCAAGCTGCGGGCCTACCAGAACCAGGATCAGGTCTACGCCGACCTGGTGTTCGGCCGTCTCGACGCGTCGATCCAGGACAAGCTGCAGGCGCAGATGAGTTTCCTCGCATCCCCCCAGGGCGCGCCGTTCCAGAACAGCGAAGGCATCAGCGACCCGATGATCCCGTCCGACATCGCCATCGGCGTGCGCCAGGGCAACGACGAGCTCAAGGGCATGCTCAACGCCGCCATCAAGGCCCTGCACGACAAGGGCATCTACGCGCAGATCCAGCGCAAGCACTTCGGTGACCTGGACCTCTACAACAACTGA